The Halomonas qaidamensis genome includes the window TTCGTTTTCGATTGGGTCCCGTGTTGGCTTTTGGTTGAACTCTTGATCGAAACCGCCGCCTTGCACCATGAAACCATCGATAACACGATGAAACAGAGTGCCATCATAAAAACCATCACGGACATATTGCTCAAAGTTAGCGGCAGTTATCGGCGCTTTTTCGTGATTAAGCGCAATAGTGATGTCACCGTGGTTGGTCTGTAATACGATCATAAATAAATTCCTGTTCAATAAAGGCGTTCGCCTTGGCGCTGTGCATCGGCGTCACGTTATAATAGCGGTTTTGCTTGGCACCGCGAAGCGCAAACCCTAATAGCGTAGGCATTGGTTGCCTAGTACGCCATCCACCATGAGGTTATCAACACCACCATGACCAACGAGACCACCCCAGCGCCGAACTTCATTCGCAACCAAGTACGCGACGAGATAGAGGGCGGCCAGGTCACCAAAATTGTGACGCGCTTTCCCCCTGAACCCAACGGTTTTTTGCATATTGGACATGCAAAATCGATCTGTTTGAACTTCGGGTTGGCGGAACAGCTAGGGGGTGACTGTCATCTACGCTTCGATGATACCAACCCAGCGAAGGAAGAGCAGGCATATATCGACGCGATTAAGGAAGACGTTAGCTGGTTAGGCTTCCAATGGGCAGGACCTGTGCGTTTTGCGTCAGATTACTTTGACCAGCTTTATGCCTGGGCACAGCACCTGATCCGCGAAGATAAAGCCTATGTTGATGATCTTTCACCGGATGAAATTCGTGAATACCGCGGCACGCTTACGGCACCAGGTAAGCCAAGCCCCTACCGCGAGCGTAGTGTAGATGAAAATCTAGACTTGCTTGAGCGCATGCGTAACGGTGAGTTTGGTGAAGGTGAAAAAGTGCTTCGGGCTAAAATTGATATGGCGTCGCCCAATATCAATCTTCGCGACCCGATCCTTTATCGTATTCGCCACGCAAGCCACCATCAAACAGGCGATAAGTGGAAAATATACCCGTCGTATGATTTTACCCACGGCCAGTCGGATGCCATTGAAGGCATAACGCACTCCATTTGTACGCTGGAGTTTGAAGACCACCGTCCGCTTTACGAGTGGTTTTTGAATAACTTGCCAGTCCCCGCTAAGCCGCGCCAAATCGAGTTTGCTCGACTTAATTTGGATTACACCCTCACGTCGAAGCGTAAGTTAAAGCTGCTGGTTGATGAACAGATCGTCGATGGCTGGGACGACCCGCGTATGCCAACCATTTCAGGTATGCGTCGTCGCGGTTATACCCCAGCATCTATTCGCAAGTTCTGTGAGATGATTGGCGTTACTCGCGCCGATGGTGGCTTGGTGGATATTGCCATGCTAACCCATGCGATTCGCTCAGATCTTGAGGACAATGCGCCGCGGGCAATGTGCGTATTGAACCCCCTTAAGGTGGTTCTGACTAACGTTCCTGAAGATCATGAAGAAGTATATGACGTGCCTGGTCACCCCGCACGTGAAGATATGGCTGTGCGTAAAGTGCCATTTAGTCGCGAGCTGTACATTGACCAAGACGACTTTATGGAAGACGCACCCAAAAAGTTCTTTCGTTTAGCGCCCGGCAAAGAAGTTCGCCTGCGTAACAGCTATGTGATTCGCTGTGATGACGTTGTTAAGAACGAAGCCGGAGATGTAACAGAGCTGCACTGTTCAGTTGATTTCGATACTCTGGGCAAAAATCCGGAAGGCCGTAAAGTGAAAGGCGTGATTCACTGGGTGAGTGCAGCCCATGGTGTACCGATGGAAGTGCGCCTGTATGACAATTTATTCACGGTTGAACAGCCGGACCGTGATAAAGATGTCGACTTCCTTGAACACTTAAATCCAGACTCTTTGACGGTGTGCCACGCTATTGGTGAGCCAAGCTTAGCGAATGCTGCTCCAGAAGACCGTTTTCAGTTTGAGCGGGTGGGCTATTTCTGTGCTGACCGTCATGCGTCTAAGCCAGGGCAACTAGTGTTTAATCGTACCGTTGGGTTGAAAGATAGCTGGGCGAAAATCAAACAGAAGGGCTAAGGAATCGTCATATGCACATTTATAATACGCTGACACGTCGCAAAGAACCGTTTACTCCGCTAGTGGCGGGTAAAGTCAGCATGTATGTCTGCGGCATGACGGTGTATGACTACTGTCACCTTGGCCACGCGCGGGTGATGGTGGCTTTTGATGTGATAACTCGCTACCTGCGTCATCGTGGCTATGATGTTACTTATGTGCGTAACATCACTGATATCGACGATAAAATCCTCAAGCGGGCCGAGGAAAATGGCGAATCCATTAGTGAGCTTACCGAGCGTATGATCCAGGCGATGCATGAAGACGAAGCACGTCTTAATGTATTGCCGCCAAGCCATGAGCCAAGGGCGACGGGGCATATCGACGATATTATTGCCATGATTGAGACGCTGATTGAAAAAGGCTTTGCCTATGCCGCGAGTAATGGTGATGTGTATTACCGCGTTCGCAAGTTCGCTGATTACGGCAAATTGAATAATCGCCAGCTGGATGATATGCGCTCGGGTGCCCGGGTTGAGGTTGATGTTCATAAAGAAGACCCGCTCGATTTTGTGCTTTGGAAAGCCGCGAAACCGGGCGAAGCTCACTGGCACTCCCCCTGGGGCGATGGCCGACCAGGGTGGCACATTGAGTGCTCGGCTATGTCGACGTGTTGCCTAGGCGATACTTTCGATATTCATGGAGGTGGGCCTGACCTTACATTTCCACATCATGAAAACGAAATTGCCCAATCAGAGGCCGCGACTGGTAAAACCTACGTTAACACCTGGATGCATGCTGGGGCTGTGCGGGTTAACCAGGAAAAAATGTCAAAGTCGCTGGGTAACTTTTTTACCATCCGTGATGTACTTGCTGAGCATGATCCGGAAGTGGTGCGCTACTTGCTGGTCGCTAGCCACTACCGCAGCCCCATTAACTATTCAGTCGATTCTCTCCATGAGGCTCGTAAATCACTGACACGTTTTTATACCGCTCTTGAAGGTGTCGAGGCGTTTAATGGGCTAAGCAGCGACAGTGGTGGATATGCCGAACGTTTCGCAACGGCAATGGACGATGACTTCAATACGCCTGAGGCGTTAGCGGTATTATTCGACTTGGCTCGGGAGCTTAATCGTGCCAAGAGTGAATCGCCCGAGAAAGCACAGGGTTTAGCGGTTGAGTTAAAGCGCTTGGCAAGTGTATTGGGGCTTTTGCAGCAGGTTCCGCAAACCTTTTTAAAGGGAGCGCAGCAGCAGGTGGCGCTGAGCGACGCTGACATTGAAGCTAAGATAGCGCAGCGCAAGGAAGCGAAAGTAAACAAAGACTTTGCTCAAGCAGATGCTATTCGTGACGAGTTAGCGGGCATGGGCATTATTTTGAAAGATTCCCGTGAGGGAACAACGTGGGTAATTGAAGCGCCTTAAGCGTTATCAATGTTAAGCGTGTTATTCAAGACGAGTATCATCAAATAAAAGCACCGTAGACGTTAGGCGCCGTTAATAGGGCGTCTGACGTCAGCGTTATTGGCTCTTATACTAAGATGATACTTTCAAGACGCTAAATAATAGGATGACCACTATGCGCTTTATTTTAAAACCGACCATTGTCACTTGCTTATTCGCCTTTGCTGTCTCAACCGCTTATGCAAGAGACCCTGTTGTCGTGTCTTCTAAAATCGACACTGAAGGTGCCGTGCTGGGTGAGCTGATTATTCAAACGCTGGAACGAGGTGGCGTGGATACGGAAGACCGCCTACAGCTAGGTGGCACCAGTGTTGTGCGAAGTGCGCTTGAGGCTGGAGAGATTGACCTTTATCCTGAGTATACTGGTAACGGTGCTTTCTTTTTTGATATGACCGATAGCCCAGTTTGGAATAACGCTGATGATGCTTATCAGACTGTGCGGGAGCGTGACGCAGAGCGAGGGTTAGTATGGCTAAAGCCTGCCAGTGCTAATAACACGTGGGCGATGAGTGTTCGTGAAGACGTGGCTAACGCCAACGACTTAACGACTCTTGATGACCTTGCCAACTACGTTAATAAAGGCGGTGAATTTAAATTCGCAGCGAGTGCAGAATTTGTAGAGTCTGCTCAGGCATTACCTGCATTCCAGGATGCCTACGGTTTCGAGCTTAGCGATGACCAATTACTCGTGCTCTCCGGAGGGAACACGGCGGCGACTATGCGTGCTGCTGCCCAACAAACGAGCGGTGTTAATGGTGCCATGACCTATGGAACCGATGGTGGCTTGAGTGCTCTGGGGCTAGTTGTTTTAGAAGATAGTCAGGGTGTTCAGCCGGTATATCAGCCGTCGCCAGTGGTG containing:
- a CDS encoding glutamine--tRNA ligase/YqeY domain fusion protein, whose translation is MTNETTPAPNFIRNQVRDEIEGGQVTKIVTRFPPEPNGFLHIGHAKSICLNFGLAEQLGGDCHLRFDDTNPAKEEQAYIDAIKEDVSWLGFQWAGPVRFASDYFDQLYAWAQHLIREDKAYVDDLSPDEIREYRGTLTAPGKPSPYRERSVDENLDLLERMRNGEFGEGEKVLRAKIDMASPNINLRDPILYRIRHASHHQTGDKWKIYPSYDFTHGQSDAIEGITHSICTLEFEDHRPLYEWFLNNLPVPAKPRQIEFARLNLDYTLTSKRKLKLLVDEQIVDGWDDPRMPTISGMRRRGYTPASIRKFCEMIGVTRADGGLVDIAMLTHAIRSDLEDNAPRAMCVLNPLKVVLTNVPEDHEEVYDVPGHPAREDMAVRKVPFSRELYIDQDDFMEDAPKKFFRLAPGKEVRLRNSYVIRCDDVVKNEAGDVTELHCSVDFDTLGKNPEGRKVKGVIHWVSAAHGVPMEVRLYDNLFTVEQPDRDKDVDFLEHLNPDSLTVCHAIGEPSLANAAPEDRFQFERVGYFCADRHASKPGQLVFNRTVGLKDSWAKIKQKG
- the cysS gene encoding cysteine--tRNA ligase → MHIYNTLTRRKEPFTPLVAGKVSMYVCGMTVYDYCHLGHARVMVAFDVITRYLRHRGYDVTYVRNITDIDDKILKRAEENGESISELTERMIQAMHEDEARLNVLPPSHEPRATGHIDDIIAMIETLIEKGFAYAASNGDVYYRVRKFADYGKLNNRQLDDMRSGARVEVDVHKEDPLDFVLWKAAKPGEAHWHSPWGDGRPGWHIECSAMSTCCLGDTFDIHGGGPDLTFPHHENEIAQSEAATGKTYVNTWMHAGAVRVNQEKMSKSLGNFFTIRDVLAEHDPEVVRYLLVASHYRSPINYSVDSLHEARKSLTRFYTALEGVEAFNGLSSDSGGYAERFATAMDDDFNTPEALAVLFDLARELNRAKSESPEKAQGLAVELKRLASVLGLLQQVPQTFLKGAQQQVALSDADIEAKIAQRKEAKVNKDFAQADAIRDELAGMGIILKDSREGTTWVIEAP
- the osmF gene encoding glycine betaine ABC transporter substrate-binding protein OsmF, with product MRFILKPTIVTCLFAFAVSTAYARDPVVVSSKIDTEGAVLGELIIQTLERGGVDTEDRLQLGGTSVVRSALEAGEIDLYPEYTGNGAFFFDMTDSPVWNNADDAYQTVRERDAERGLVWLKPASANNTWAMSVREDVANANDLTTLDDLANYVNKGGEFKFAASAEFVESAQALPAFQDAYGFELSDDQLLVLSGGNTAATMRAAAQQTSGVNGAMTYGTDGGLSALGLVVLEDSQGVQPVYQPSPVVRAEVLDAYPEIETLLNDVFATLDLETLQTLNADVAVNGFSPDQVASDYLDSLDD